The segment GTCATAGTAACTTTCAGATATTTCGAAGAGATTTGTCCGCCAAGCGAATGTAGGTTTACAAGGATGCTAATATGCATATGCACAGGGAATTCACGCTTTCTATACAATGCGTAACACAATAACCGATACTGTTTCAAAACCAGATGCCTTCTCTAAGGGGATTAGGTTACCCTCCAAATTTCCGaaaatgtttgcatattccgctagctacatcttttctgcgtattttaagcgcaaccgggccccgaaattccagaaattcaaggaattacagtaaaaaaatgtacgagcctgcacatgagatcggataacgatgtacAACTTtaaaacgcgatttcccagaaactacgtttcccaaaacggtgaacgcaaactctcgaaaaccgcttcaacgatttgaatgaaaatttacagggagctgcaggaaactattcccctccatgtgtTGGGagtacattttcaatataaattcttaaaaaaaaagataaaaaatatttttcctacaaggataaaatcagaatcaatctaaaaattgtattaatttgtttatcaaaattttgcttcatgcacaagatggagactgtcttacagattataaaaatgcattTACTTTGTGCTTTagataattcacctgtccggaatcgtgttcaccatcaaacggtgcatcgcgtacacgctctcacatttatatttttaacttttttccttataaatatatttacaattttctttttgcgcattaaagtcaacgaaatatgacgctaaaaaattaaaacaaaaatgatctGTATATTCATTTATGACTTCAGAATAAGCGTTTGAGGAAGAGCcggattttgggctgttgagggtaacctacccccttaaattgcagacaaaatattaataacactACAATTTAAATATGTACATGTTTAGGAGCATGCCTTGGATATGAAAATTGATGTAACAGAATTATCTTACCAATCGCCAGGAATATATCGTTAACATTCATTGCTGTTTTGGCTGAAGTTTCCATGAAAAGAAGGCCATTTTCATCCGCGTATGTTTGAGCTTCATCAAATTCTACAACTCTCTTATTCACAAGGTCTGCTTTATTTCCAGCTAATGCTATAACTATACTTGGACTGGCTTGTCGTTGCAATTCCTTCACCCACGTTTGGGCACGTACAAATGTGTCCTGTAGTTTTCAAGAAAACAATTATACGGTCACATTTTCCCGAACAATTTATACGGGAATTGGAAGAAATGTTGAGAAACATGTTATCGATGTATCGGTATTCttatacagtcgcatcggaaaataagattacagtctttaaaatcgcataacttttttaaaattggtacaaacgacttgagtttttttcagaagctagcggaattagttttctaggtcgcgtgtttcgtcatttttaaaaaaaaatgcaactggttggaatagcgatgaaaatacatgctgaaaatttcatctaaatcagttaacgttgctctgagctataaacgcttaaagatcgcagaatgagggcgaaaatcgttgatttcgggaatttcgcccttattttgcgatctttaaacgtgtgtagctcagagcaacgttaaccgatttagatgaaaatttcagcatgtatacaacttacttcaatccacaaagggtttttttgaattttcattacaggctcagaaaaaatttgaaaaaaacacgaccatcactattttcatcgctattccgaccagttgccatttttttcaaaacgactaaacacgtcacctagaaaactaattccgctagcttctaaaaagaaactcaagtcgtttggaccaattttgaaaaagttatgcgattttaaatagtgtcaactttccgatgcgactgcaCATGCAAAAcctaattgtttaattatttacctGGAACATTGCATATAATCTTTAGCGCGTGTAAAATGCAATAACTGTAATTATATTAAGTATTGAATCTCGTCGAAGTTTACTTGCCTGGTTTGTTATGTCATATACAACAATGGCTGCCTGCGCACCCCGGTAATACATCGGTGCAAGACTGTGATAACGCTCCTGTCCTGCTGTATCCCAAATCTcaaattttacagttgtgtcATCCAGGCATACAGTTTGTGTTAGAAATGCAGCTAAAAATGAGTAGTACGATAATGCAACAGTTGCGAATATAGAACGTAAATACTATTTATATGCAAACGAACactgttaatatttattttcttttacacAGTGCCGTAATTAGCGTTCACGATAATATTACAGTAGGAGCTCTTACCTCCGATTGTACTTTCTTGGTATTCATGGAACTGTCCTTTAACAAACCTTAAAACGAGACTCGATTTCCCAACCGCAGACTCTCCAAGCAGCACCAGTTTAAACTGACAAATCTTTCCTTGTGTCGAACCATTTGGCCTCTGGGCTGTACCCCGATTAGCCATGATCACCTAGACATAAAAAGGACCAGTTAGTTTCAGCTAGAATGCAAAACTACATCGTTGAACACGGACTTGTATTATTTTGTTACCATTAATTCATTTCATTCTCTATATCAAAGGACTTGGAAActaaattatacagggtgttcctctacctatggtcaatactctaaggcaggcctgccctttacggtgcaaatacctcctgcagttctgggacccgggaaACAGCCAAGCGcaggactgttacgttgctaaccacagcatgggctgcgggaaaAGTGCATGAGTGCGTGGCCGTtcatgcaggctcgtacatggacgcacacACATGTAGTTCTCTCATgggtagcattggaacagtTACGCGTCCGGCTGTTGCccaggtcccagaacttcaggaggtacttgcaccgtaaagggcaggcctgctctaGGGGGTGGTTATACGGGCAAAAATAAGATGAAAACCAAAAGTAACGAAtttgcggtaaaggcttcgttttcgagaaaattcccTTTCAGCCTCACCTAAATACGTGTGCATCGAGGGCACTTGAAGGGCACGCGGAGGTGAGTGGAACGTCCTACGGGCAGCTGACGCGTTCTACtcacctccgcgtgcccctcaagcGCCCTTGATGCACACGTATTTAGGTGAGGCTGAaagtgaattttctcgaaaacaaagcctttaccgcaatttcgttactcttgattttcgtcttatttttgcctgtataacCACCAATGAGTATTGACCACAGGTAGaggaccaccctgtatattagaaAAATGTTGTCTTTCTATTTACACAACCAGGATACTGATTTAAATGATTACTAATAATAGTTCTAAGAATAAGTGTTTTCTGTACATAAAGTGGTGGAATCTATATCGAAACAACACTATTGGTGGAATCTATATCGAAATAACCATTAAAGCTACACCCAAACTAAATACGTGGGCGTTACATTTTATCTATGAAAAAGAATATTAGAGATTTATGCAAACGATAATtggttttcaattttcattctgTCTGAAACTCTAAATGGGCAGATAAGTGTCTATTTATATTAAAACTCCATGCGTAATAGATAAGGTTCTCAACTTACGTATGTATAGAGCAATGCACAGTTAACTAAATGCTTTAACTTAAAGATAACTTCATACTTATGAGCAAGCAATCCGcgaatccttctcgcaaacttCAAGATATTTCAATTTACGAAACGAAAGAGCTACAAAAATAAGACAGGTTTCCTCAAGTATCAAGCAAAGATAACGACTCatgcaaaaaaaaagttcaCACTTGTTATTCGTTTGAAATtgtattttcttaattcttataaTCCGTGCGCTTTCTATCTTTATGTTCCCTGGCATTCCGGGCAAAGTAACAGAGAGTGATTTGATGGAAATACTTTGCATCGAACCAATACATATTCGAATCATAGAATGGTTTATGTCCTACTGAGTCTACGATAGAATCTGTATAATAGAATAAATTGCAAGACGTGACATTCAGCTTGACTTAGCCGAACCGTAGAAAGTTTGCATTCCGGTGAAATGCATTGTACGTGCTTGGTTCGTTAAAACAGAAGTTAGAAGAGGAGAATAACGTAATTGAAAGTTAACAGCAAGGTGTGCATCGCCAGTACACGAGAGACGCAAATAGTCGGCGAATCTCCGAGCAACAGAAGCAGATATCAACTGTCCATGAATGCGTATGCGAAATCTCGTTATCCGCCCTGTCGCGATTAGTCTCTGTAAGTCACTTACGAGGGGAAACAAGCCACGGCAGGTAAGAACCAATGGAAAAAATAATAGCGTATGCTGTTTAACCCATTAAACCGGGCCTCCTGTTAATTACATTATCCAATTAGTTCGCGTAGCGAGTCTCGGGTGAATCGAGCAGTCCGGCGTTCGGCTCTGCGATAATGTTACGGCTGATAAAACTCGGCCCTCTCTCAATGATAGTGTGCGGCCCAATTTAActaggaacgaacgaacgaacgagcgagcgAGAAAATCGGCTGAAACGCAGCGGCGGCTTCGACGGGGATAGGTATCGAGGGACTCGCGTTAACGGACGAATCACGGGCAGGCCaagaagatagaaagaaacacaaGTCCGTATCGCGCGAGCCCGTCCCGGGTAGGGGCTgacaggaaaaaagaaaaaacgtccGTGAAGAGTGAGAACGAACCGAacgagggagaaaaaaaaagaaaagaaacacgTATACGTGCATAAATGCGTGTACGCTCTCTGTAATCTCACGCGCACGTAGCTCTTGCGGCAAAGCGAAGTTGCATCCAATTTCACGCCCGCGAGAGAAACACTGAGAAACACTCACCCGAAAAGTTACCTACGTACGTAGCAAATATCTCATAACCTTCGGTGACATGTCATTATCGAAAAATCACGAGAAACCGTTAAAGCGATGCATAGGGACTGCGAGAGAAAGATACCGATAAGGATTGCTAGAGTTCTGTGTACGCGAATCTGTCTCTCTCTTCCCCACCCTCCCCCTACCTGTAAAAGTAGCGCTATCTCTCTTCCTCCCACTTGCCACTCTCCGATTTAGTTACTCATTCGCAGTGCCTTTCTTTCTATTCACTGGCTTGCCTCTCGTTCGGTCTTTCTCTCTTTCACGCCCGCTCGTTCGCGTTCCCCTCCCACTCCCACCCGAACGGAGGGGAGAGGGAGACGAGGACAGGCGAATAAAGGGAGTAAACGATGCGCCACGACAGTTACAGGCCCGAGTGCTGGTCACCGCCCGTGAAAAGTCAGCAAGATCTGAAACGACAAGTCCTCCCCGTGTACCCAGAAAGGTTTTGCATCGACCCGAAAGGAAGCCGCGGCTATCCTGCAAAAAAATGTCGCGTGCCGTTAGGGCAGACGGTGACCCTCCTTCTATCGACTCGCTCGTACGGGTACGTGGTACGCGTGGAAGAAAAAAAAGCGAACAATGCAGTCACACAACATACGAGAACATTCTTGCCGTCTCCTCTATCGCGAGGCGACCCCACTGTTTCGTAAACATAAGAACTATCGCACACGACAGGGCCGTGATAAGTAACGAGACATTTAAGAATGCGTTCTCGGTGGCCAGTAAGAGTTAagggccgggggggggggggaagggggcCACCTGGCAAGGACGGGAAACACGAATTTAGCGGTGCTTAACCTGCTGCGTGAGGAAGCTCGCCGTCGGATAGAAATGCGGCACTAGCTGTTTAGACGGTCGATGGGCGCCCAACACCGCGCGACGATGATTAATGTCAATTCACTGCCGCGCGTCAGACACGATCACTTGTCTCCAGTAAATCGGCCCACTAACCGAGCATAGATCGTGCAATCTATATAGAATGTGTACATTTATGACAGCTCCGGTTGGTACACACTCGCAGGCACACGACTCCGCGAAGCTCCCTGGACTTCTCGcattccccttttttttttttctcccgttCGAGGAATAACGTTATCGCCGCTTCTCCGCGAAAGAACAGCTGCTCTGAAACGGCACCCCGTCGGCGGTTCGTACGATATCGGCGGTTCTATAACTTAACGCGGCCGATGCCACGGGGCCGATGAATTTGATCGCACTAAATCGAGCCGAGACACTGAGGTCCGTATCACGCACACGGTAGGCACGGTCAGGCACGGTGCCGCGCGACAGACACTTTCTTCCCGTCTACAGCATCGGTTGCCGAGGTTCACGCGCACGCAAACATTTGTCGCTGATCAACGGATCAGTGAATTACCAGCTATCGTTCGTGAAACCGTGAAGAAACGACGAAGCGACTTCAATCTCGGAAGATCCTTCGAGAGTACCTTTCTTCAATGtcgttttctttttccttcaCTCGGAAATGATGGCGTGTTTCGATGAGCACGACCGGAGAACGGCGCCACTGCCGACCAATAACGTTATCCGCTCCGCGTACACCTTTCTCCCTAACGGAGTTTCAAACGATACTGTATAATAACTCCAAGTACGTACCATTAGGGTGATGAATTTTCAGGGAAGGCAAATCACATTTACGAGGTATCATTTTGTAGTATACCTACCGTAATGTTCCTCTTTCGAAAGTAATGTGTGTCGCAGAAACTTTACAGGTTAATCTAGTGACTTTTTAATATCTATGtagtgtatgtacatatatattttatattccgtATGATCAAtcatttttaaacacgatctatCGAATTTAGTCTGCAATAACTTAAATACTTGATTTACACCGATCATTCATACTTACTCTAAAGGctggttcagacacgtccaataatttagtcgagtagcgagtaattcagtaatttaccgtgtgtggacactaaaatttagtcgagtatagtgatcctctaggcagtgatcggaacaacgtgtatcgtcgctgattggttgccgcgatttcgagcaaaagcggaagtagacagagaaagaaactgtaaaaaagagagagagagagaaatactgatagaaagaaacagaaatactgacagaaagaaacagaaatactgacagaaagaaagagagagagagaaagatagaaatactgatagagatagataaacgtttaggttatgttatttccggttttgctccaaaatggctgcggttatacgtatcattccctagaggatcactagtcgagtagtttagtaaaacaatggtaaattactaaattactcgccactcgactaaattactggacgtgtctgaaccagTCTTAAGAGAATAGGTAATACAACGTAATATGCATTTTGATTTTCGTCCAATGAAGGAAATAATTGGTTTTCTAATAGTGGCGATAGTTATGAATGATTATCGAATGtataaaacttttatttctcaTATATTTAATCTCAATATTTGTTAattgaatttcattagggtaggtttccttatacgcgactggacgcatcgtcaagaatttcaaagtcgattttctcgaaaatgaagcgcaatatgaaaaaatttgatttctttttctcgacttatttactcgttataagtcgaaaagaaagagtaactttttttcatatcgcgcttcattttcgaaaaagtcgactttgaaattcttcacgatgcgtccagtcgcgtacaggaaaacctaGCTTAACGAAAATCACGAGCGATTTGGACGTAAGTAGGAATTCGGCCTATATAGTTCCCAGAATGTAAAAGTTTTACGTGCGATTGTTAGCCACACTGGCCATCGCTTCTTCGATTGGCCGATTTTGAAAGTAGGCTGTAGGATTTAGAAATGGTCGGCAAATACCGGTTTTCCGCGAAATAACATTTGTAATTATCGGTTTCGGGAATGTATTTATACGCGTCGGAAGAACGTACGAGAACAATAAACGGAATGCACTGACGAGAATAATTTATatcattatatgtatatatttttatgttttttgggCATTTTAATTGGAAAGTAACGTTTCAATCGTCAACAATCGTAGTTCGCTAAAACGAAATTTAAGTGCATCAGTTTTAATTTCATACCCCCCTTGTCGAagataaaaatttcgaaactattCATGAGATGTCAACTAAATAGATACAATGGAGAAATATCTGCACATGAGAACATTTATATCTGCGGTTTTAGAATACACTAAACATTCGAGCGAAACGACAGCGTCGGTTTTACAACGAAATCTTGGTGTAAGTTTTGGTCGGTTTATatgttactagctttactactcggcttcgcccgaaatttagatattgattttataagagaaaacaaatttttttaggttttttatttgtgaaaatagtcacatttatctggattagccaggcataattagCTGAagtacatttcgtgatcccagagtttaccgttcgaaagtttttaggcgacagacaaacacacaaacatacgatACACTTTCTGGTTTATAGTATAAGATTCTCGATCTATATTATACTTTATCAATTAACTAATAGATGTAGGTAAACTACTGAACAAATACTTTGTCTAGTATTGTTTAAaacgtttataataaatattaattggcCATACTGTTTAGAAGATGAGAACAGAAAGAATGGGGAGCGTGTTTTTACAATAAAAGCTTATGTTTATTAAAAGGTAATAAGCGTATCATTGGACTTGAGCATATTTGACCCTGGGACCAGTATAGCAGCAGAATTTTACGTCAGCCTACATGAACTTATGAATACCCTGGCATCTAGGACCACCTTGATTTGGAGCGCCGTCGACGTTTTACAAAATGCTTGCCGTAATGCCGCCGCTAGACAAGCCTTAATTCATACCTACAAATTTGCTCCCATATTAGCAAGGTTGTTGGAGGTATACATTCCCATTTGTCCGTTTGATAAAATTAATCTAATAATGAGATTTATAAAGGATAAAAAGCTATTTCAACCTACTTATTCGCTTTAGCATGGAATATTAAGATTTTGTTTTTGAAATTGTGAATTAGATTTGGTACATTTCATAGGCTAATTTAACAAGCGAGAAGAGAATAAGGGTACTGAAATTGCTTCAAGAATTAACGTACGGCATTAA is part of the Andrena cerasifolii isolate SP2316 chromosome 1, iyAndCera1_principal, whole genome shotgun sequence genome and harbors:
- the Rab5 gene encoding RAS oncogene family member Rab5 isoform X2 gives rise to the protein MANRGTAQRPNGSTQGKICQFKLVLLGESAVGKSSLVLRFVKGQFHEYQESTIGAAFLTQTVCLDDTTVKFEIWDTAGQERYHSLAPMYYRGAQAAIVVYDITNQDTFVRAQTWVKELQRQASPSIVIALAGNKADLVNKRVVEFDEAQTYADENGLLFMETSAKTAMNVNDIFLAIAKKLPKNEQSGSASTSGQGRRLVETEGQKAGTGNCCK
- the Rab5 gene encoding RAS oncogene family member Rab5 isoform X1, with amino-acid sequence MHVYVIMANRGTAQRPNGSTQGKICQFKLVLLGESAVGKSSLVLRFVKGQFHEYQESTIGAAFLTQTVCLDDTTVKFEIWDTAGQERYHSLAPMYYRGAQAAIVVYDITNQDTFVRAQTWVKELQRQASPSIVIALAGNKADLVNKRVVEFDEAQTYADENGLLFMETSAKTAMNVNDIFLAIAKKLPKNEQSGSASTSGQGRRLVETEGQKAGTGNCCK